In Streptomyces pluripotens, the genomic window GCTGCGCCGCCGGTTCCCGAAGGCCGTCGCCTACGTCGACGAGGCGGCACGCGCGGGCGAAGAGGGCCGACTGGTGCGCACCTGGCTGGGCCGGACCTGCCCGCCGGCCGCCGGCTCCGACGCGGAGGCGGCGGCGGAGGAAGCGGGCATCCCCCTCGGCGCGGTCGGCGCTGAGGTGACGGCCGACGCGTCCTCGGACGGCCGGCCCGGCTGGACACCTGGCTACGCCTCCAGCGACTCCCGTGCACGCGGACGCTTCGCCCGGAACTTCGTCGTACAGGGCAGTGCTGCCGACTGGGCCCTGCTGCTGCTCGCCGCGCTGCGCCAGGCCTGCGCGGGCCTCAAGGCCGAGCTCGTCTTCTTCCAGCACGACGAGGTGATCGTGCACTGCCCTGCCGAGGAGGCCGACGCCGTCGTCCGGGCCATCCGCGAGTGCGCCGACCTCGCCGGCCGGCTGACCTTCGGGGAAACACCGGTGCGGTTCCCGTTCAGCACGGCGGTGGTGGAGTGTTACGCCGACGCCAAGTAGGCGGCTCCGCGAGGCCAGGGTCAGCCCGCGAGCAGCTCACGCAGCTCCACCAGCACCGCTCGCTCGTCCGTACCGTCCAGCGCCTCCAGCGCCGCCCTCCAGGCGTGGTACGCCTCCGCCCGCCGCCCCTGCTCGTGCAGCAGCAGTCCGTACTGGTGCCGGGCCAGGCCGCCCATGTAAGGGTCGGCACGGGCATCGGCCCGACGCTGCAGCTCCGCGCACTCACGGCCCGCCCGCTCGCTCTCCCCCAGCTGTCGCAGGGCCCGGACGAGACCGAGCCTGGTCTGGGACTCGCCGTGCCAGTCACCATGGGTGCCGAGGATGCGCCGGCTCTCCTCGAAGTGCCGGGCGGCGGCGGCTGGTTCACCGAGGGTGAGATGGGCGTAGCCGATGTTGCAGTGCGCCGAGTGCTGCACGATGACCGCGTCGAGCGCGTCCCCGATCGCCAGGGAGCGCCGGTGGTGCTCGATGGCGGCGCGAGGATCGGTGTGCTCGTAGAGGTTGCCGAGATGGCTGTGGGTGACGGCCTCCGCGAAGGAATCGTTCAACTGCCGCGAGTACGCGAGACTCTGCCGCAGCGCCTCCTCCGACTCCGCGAACCGGCCGAGCCCCTCCAGCAGCAGCCCTCGATTGTTCAGACAGCGTCGGATCCTGGAGGCCGTACCGAGCCGCCGCCAGATCTGCAGGGCCTGGTCGGTAAGGGCCAGGGCGTCGTTCTGCCGGCCGGTCAGGAAGTTCAGGCCCGCGAGGTCACCGAGCGCGTACGCCTCCGCCGCCGCGTCACCGAGCCGCCGCGCAACACGGACCGCGGCCCGCCCCAACACCTTCATCTCGGCGACGCGTCCGCTGCGCTGGACATAGGGGAAGAGCAGCCGCACCAGCGCGGAGAGGTGGGCGGCTCGGTGTGGGTCGGCCGCGTCGACGTTCCGGGCGACCAGGGCGACGACGTTCTCCAACTCCACCTCACCCCAGGCGCAGGCTTCCTCCACCGACGCGAAGGCCGGCACGGCGGCCACATCCTCGGCATGCTCGGGGGGCTGGGCGAAGATCGGCCGACGCCGGTCGTCCTGGTCGAACCCCGGTTCCACGATCGCGTTGAGCACCCGCTCGGCGACGGCGGCGTACCAGCGGAGGGCGACCAGATCCGGCGCGGACGCGGAGGCCGGGACCGGGACGGGCGCGGTGCTGGTGCCGTGAGCCGGTGTCTGGGGCGGGGCGGGGGTCGGCGTCCGGGGCGGAAGGGGGCGGAGCCCAGCGGTCGTAAAATCCGTACCCGCGACCGTCAGTTCGCGGGCGAAGTCGCGGACCAGGTCGTGCGGGGCGTAGCGGCCGTACGCCGTCTCCTCCAACAGGGCGACGTCGACCAGACGGTCCAGAGCTGCTTCGGCGCGGCGCTCATCGGTGCCGGTGAGGCGGGCGATCAGCGGGGCACCGTAGGTCGGAAGGTCGAGCGCGCCGATACGGCCCAGCGCGAGGGCTGCGTCCCGGTCGGCCTCGCGATCGGCGGCGGCGAGTGCGTCATGGGCCACGGCGAGGGAGCGCCGGACACTGAGATCGTCGTACTCCAGGTGGTGCAACCGTTCACCACTGACCGCCAGTTGACCGGCCAGAACCTCCGGGGTCAGTGCGCGGCGGGCGGCCAACCGGGCGGCGACGACGCGCAGTGCCAGTGGCAGCCGCCCGGTCAGCTCGACCAGGGCGTGGCCGGCGTCCAGCCCCTCGCGACCGCTCACGGCACGGAGCAGGTCCGCACTGTCCTGGGCGGACAGCGGGGTGAGGGGGAAACGCCGGGCGCCGTCGAGGGCGGTGAGCGGCGAACGGCTGGTGACGATCACCGCGCAGCCGGGTCCGGCCGGTAGCAGGGGCCGCACCTGGGCCGCGCCCGCAGCATCGTCCAGCACCAGCAGCATGCGGGCCGGGGCGAGGAGCGAGCGGAGCAACCTGGCTGCGGCATCCGGGCGTTCGGGAATACTGCGGGGCTCGACACCGAGGTCCCGCAGTAGGGAAGCGAGTGCCTGCGCGGCGGTGAGCGGGGTCATTCCGGGGGTGGCGCCGTGCAGGTTGACGTAGATCTGACCGTCGGTGAACCGTTCCCGCAGCATGTGGGCGACGTGCAGCGCCAGTGCACTCTTGCCGACACCGGCCATGCCGCTGACCACGGCGACGGCCGATGCCGGGGTGGACTGCCCGGCCAGGGACCGGGACAGTGCGCGGCATACCTCGGCGCGGCCGGTGAAGTGGGCCGGCGCAGCCGGGAGCTGGGCCGGGCGCGGGGTCCGCCGTGCGGTGGGACGGGAGGCGGGCACCGCGCGGACGCCCTCACCGGCTTCCGGCCCACCGTTCCCGTCGGCTTCGTTCGGCCGGTCGGCGGTTTCGGCAGACCGCCGCGGACCAAGATGCTGTTCCCCCCGTTGCTGCCGTCGTCCCTCGCCGCTCCCCCGCAGTACCTCGGCATGCGCCTCCCGGACCGGCGGGCCGGGCTCGATGCCCAGCTCACCCACCAAGCGGGCACGCAGGTCACGATGGACGGCCAGGGCCTCGGCCGGACGGCCGGTGCGGTGCAGGGCGAGCATC contains:
- a CDS encoding AfsR/SARP family transcriptional regulator; translated protein: MRRRGLRFGLLGPPVLYGRPPYTLSRDTLDGPLTQAAGSAFGADCGPAVAEVPDAEVRAVGSPKVRALLAALLLEPGRVVSIESLKDVLWGGAPPASAQASLYNHVARLRRLLDDPERLRAVAPGYLLRVDHGELDVHVFDARVAEARAAHARRDWQGVVHACLGARALWRGTPFSGLSAELGGVALVQRLEEARLLLLEWRYDAELALGGGRATALVPELAALVADHPLREAYHRQLMLALHRTGRPAEALAVHRDLRARLVGELGIEPGPPVREAHAEVLRGSGEGRRQQRGEQHLGPRRSAETADRPNEADGNGGPEAGEGVRAVPASRPTARRTPRPAQLPAAPAHFTGRAEVCRALSRSLAGQSTPASAVAVVSGMAGVGKSALALHVAHMLRERFTDGQIYVNLHGATPGMTPLTAAQALASLLRDLGVEPRSIPERPDAAARLLRSLLAPARMLLVLDDAAGAAQVRPLLPAGPGCAVIVTSRSPLTALDGARRFPLTPLSAQDSADLLRAVSGREGLDAGHALVELTGRLPLALRVVAARLAARRALTPEVLAGQLAVSGERLHHLEYDDLSVRRSLAVAHDALAAADREADRDAALALGRIGALDLPTYGAPLIARLTGTDERRAEAALDRLVDVALLEETAYGRYAPHDLVRDFARELTVAGTDFTTAGLRPLPPRTPTPAPPQTPAHGTSTAPVPVPASASAPDLVALRWYAAVAERVLNAIVEPGFDQDDRRRPIFAQPPEHAEDVAAVPAFASVEEACAWGEVELENVVALVARNVDAADPHRAAHLSALVRLLFPYVQRSGRVAEMKVLGRAAVRVARRLGDAAAEAYALGDLAGLNFLTGRQNDALALTDQALQIWRRLGTASRIRRCLNNRGLLLEGLGRFAESEEALRQSLAYSRQLNDSFAEAVTHSHLGNLYEHTDPRAAIEHHRRSLAIGDALDAVIVQHSAHCNIGYAHLTLGEPAAAARHFEESRRILGTHGDWHGESQTRLGLVRALRQLGESERAGRECAELQRRADARADPYMGGLARHQYGLLLHEQGRRAEAYHAWRAALEALDGTDERAVLVELRELLAG